ATAATCTAGTGTGCCTTGTGTAACAGCTGGAACACCAAATGTATTCGTTAACATAATTGGCGATTCTAATACGCCTAGCTCATCAATTTGAACAAGCCCTGTCGTTTTCCCAAAGCCGTTTAATACATAGCTTGCAGCGGTTAATTTTTCACGAAATACGTTGCCCGCGTGCGGTAAAATTGCTGTCACCCCAGTACAGGCCATGTCTCCCTTATCATTTATTGGATAATCTAATGTCACATGCCCTACTTTGACATCTGCAACATCAGTAATGCAATTTTTGGCACCTGTAGGTAATTTACCAATTCGAATGCCGTATTGTTGAATTTTCATCGTTCGCCCTCCAAAATGTAAATGAATTCCACCTCTATCGTAATAAATAATGAAGCTTTTGAATAGCAATAAAAAAGGAATTTGTCTCAAATCTATCAGACAAATCCCCTCAAGTATCGTGAAATGGTGTGTTTTCTAGTATTAACATCATCATAAATTAAATTTCTAAAATTCCTCTCGACCAACGATCTACAAAACTTTCGAACGTAATACCGTATTTATTGTACACCTCATGATAAACGAAATAAATGCCCAGTTTATCTAATAATTCATCATTAATCTTCATTGTACCAACTCCCTTGACTGATTTTAACGATGATGTTTTTTCCCATTTCAACACGATACAGTAATACTTAATTCATACCCCACAATTTAATTTATTATTCACTTTATGAAGTCAATGATAAATTTTCATTATTTTCTTCTATTTTGTTTCGTTACAAATTTTTCACATTATGCCCAGAAATATGTCACTCTAAACGCCGGCATTTTAGTATGATGGAAATATGGATAATTAGGGAGGATTGAAATGAGAAAGTTAATTCCACTACTAGTTGTAGTTATTTTATGTACAGGGTGCGGCGATACGATGAGCGATATCAAGGAGGCTGCTGCTGGTATTAATTCAAAAGCAAATGAGGCTGCTTCTGCCATTTCTATTGATGTTCATTCAATTCGGGCAACTGAACTGACATTCGACAACGAGCAACATACAATTAACGACTTATTTAAAGCTATTTTACGTGATGTGCAATGGCAATATGACGAAGTTAATGAACAATTAAAAATCTCTGGCACTTGGAAGGATAATGGACTATT
The sequence above is a segment of the Solibacillus sp. FSL H8-0523 genome. Coding sequences within it:
- a CDS encoding 23S rRNA methyltransferase, with the translated sequence MRKLIPLLVVVILCTGCGDTMSDIKEAAAGINSKANEAASAISIDVHSIRATELTFDNEQHTINDLFKAILRDVQWQYDEVNEQLKISGTWKDNGLFSEQLSPEHLSADLVENGKVTIVLSFSNGGLHLDRTQAHMKLHTDVIVDAQGEPLFQHFYEVFKQ